In the genome of Thiorhodovibrio winogradskyi, the window CAGCGCCGAGACCGACAGCGTCAGCCTCATCGAGCAATTCCTTGCGCGCAAGAGCGACCTGCTTGATCTGGCCGACGACATCCATGAGCTGCGCAACTTCTACACCCACCAGCGCCAAGCCTGGGATCAGCTGATTGACGCCAAACAGCGCTTCCAGGCCAACCGCACCGAGCTGGAGCAGCATGGCGATGCCGCCGCCGCGCTCAAGCGCATCGCCGAGATTCTCGCGGCCCCCGCGCCCTACGGCATGGTCAAGGAAGCCGCCGGGCTGATCCACCGCATCGAGCAGGTCAATGACGGGCTGATTGCCGCGCAGCGCGACCGGATCCTACCCGAAATCGACAAACAACTCGCCAAGGTACAGAGCGAGCTGGACGCCGCCCAGGCCGATAACACCCTAAGTAACCAATGCCTGTATCCGCTGCAACAGCTCAAGCAGCAGATCGCCGCCCAGACCAGCCTGGCGCACATCACCCAGGCCGGCATCCGCGCGCTGGAACTAGCCGACGCCGCCTTTGCCAAGATCGAGGCCAGCGCCCCGCCGCCGCCGAAGCAACCGAGCGATGGCGTCAAAGAGAAACCGGGCCAGCCCTACGTCAAACCGCGCCGGGTGATCAAGCCCGCCGCGCTGGCACCGGAGGGTTATCTGGAGACTCAGGCCGATATCGATGCGTACCTCGACAAGCTGCGCGGAGCGCTGGAGACGGTGATTGCCGCGGGTGATCGCATTGAGCTTCGCTGATGATCGCCGAGATTCAGGACAAGATCCGATCGCGCCACTATGAGCTATCGCGTCATGCACTCGACCAGAGCATCAAGCGTGGCATCCGCATCGCCGAGCTTGAAGAGGCGCTGCTTGGGAAGGCGGAAATCATTGAAGATTATCCGGATGATAAGTATGGACCGAGTTGTCTCATCTTGGGTTACAGCGTCGCCGGACGCGCGCTGCATATCGTCTGTAGCTACCCAAGTCGGCCGCTCGTGAAGATAATCACAGTCTATGAACCTGATGCAACGAAATGGCTGGCTGACCGTCATCGAATGTACGCCTAGCCGTTCCAAGAAGAGCGAGGGATGAAGCGATGCAAGAAACAATGATCGACACCCAGGTAACCTACAGGGTCGAGCACGCCGGCAAGCTCTACGTGATCGAGCATGTGCCAGCCCGCGTGTGCCAGGAGACCGGCGAGGAATACTTTGCCCCAGAAACCGTTGAGCACATTCAGTCCATCATCGCTGGACATGCAAGGCCTGTGCGGGTGATCGAAACGCCGGTCTACGACTACGCATGAGGTCTTGTCCCAATCATGCCGGCCATCACGCTCTCAAGTCGCTTCCAATTCACCCTACCCAAAGCCGTGCGTGAAGAGCTGAACCTGCAAGCAGGTCAGCGCTTTGCGGTCATCCCAAAGGGCGACATCATTACCCTGGTGCCGATCCCGACGCTGGCCGAGATGCGTGGCATCGCTAAAGGTGCTGATACCAGCAACATCCGAGATCGTGCAGACCGCCTAGAACGCTGCAAGCCTCAAGTCTGAACCAAGAAGGCCACTGACCTCCATGCAAACCAACAAACTCAAAACCTACGCCCCCAAGGCCCGCCGCGACTTCATCGCCGCCGTCACCCGCCGCGCCGGGCTGTTCGGGCTCAGCGCCGAGCGCATCGCCGAGGCGCGCGAAGAAGGCGAGCTGCTGGTCATCGACGGCCAAGCGCACCCGCGCCGCATCGCCCGGCAGCGCGCGCGGCTCGCCGAGCGCATCCGCGCGCAGGGCTTCGAGCCAGTCATGGAGGCCGCCGCCTACACCTGGTTCAACCGCCTGATCGCCATCCGCTACATGGAGCTGCACGGCTTCCTTGATCACAGCTACCGCGTCCTCAGCCATCCCGCCGCCGTGGGCGCGAGCGGCGCGCCGCCGGAGATCCTGGAGCAGGCCCAGCACGTCGAGCTGCCCGGCCTGGAGCGCGAGCGGGTCATCGAGCTCAAGATGGACGGCACCCAGGACGAGACCCTCTATCGCGAGCTGCTGCTGGCCCAATGCCGCGCGCTGCACCAGGCCATGCCCTTCCTGTTCGAGCCGGTCGACGACGAGACCGAGCTGCTGCTGCCCGACCGCCTGCTGCAAACCGACTCCCTGATCCGCGAGCTGGTCAGCGCTATCCCCGAGGCCGACTGGCAACCGATCGAGATCATCGGCTGGCTGTACCAGTTCTACATCTCCGAGAAGAAGGACCAGGTCATCGGCAAGGTGGTCAAGAGCGAGGACATCCCCGCCGCCACCCAGCTCTTCACCCCGAACTGGATCGTCAAGTACATGGTCCAGAACAGCCTCGGCGCGCAGTGGCTGGCGACCTATCCCGACTCGCCGCTCAAGGCGCAGATGGCCTATTACATCGAGCCCGCCGAGCAGACCCCGGAGGTGCAGGCGCAGCTGGAGAAGATGCAGCGGGAGTGGTTGGCGGAGAAGGCGGGTGGTTTAGGGGCGAGGGGAGAGGATCGAGGGATTAGGGGTGAGGGGCTAGGGGCGAGTGGGGACGCTGACGACTCTGCCCTCACCCCTCACCCCTCGCCCCTAACCCCTAATTCTTATTCCCTTTCCCCTGAACACTTGACCCTGATGGACCCCGCCTGCGGCTCCGGCCACATCCTGGTCGAGGCCTATGAGCTGTTCAAGGCGATCTATCTGGAGCGTGGCTATCGGCTGCGGGATATTCCGAAGCTGATTCTGGAGAAGAACCTGTACGGACTGGACATCGACCCGCGCGCGGCGCAGTTGGCCGGGTTCGCGTTGATGATGAAGGCAAGGGAGGATGATCGGCGGGTGTTGGAGCGGGGGGTGACGCTCAATGTGATGGCGTTGGAGGAGTCGGGGGGGTTAAGAAGTGAAGAAGTGAAGAAGTTGGGAAGTGAAGAAGGGATTGCGGAGGCTGTGGATGAGTTGGTGGAGTTGTTTCGGCATGCTCGGACTTTTGGGTCGTTGATTCAGGTGCCGGAGGGGTTAGCGGAGAAGCTGCCGGCGTTGCAACAGCTCAGCGAGTTGACCAGCCACGACCTGTTTGTCTCCGAGGCGCTCAAGCGATTAGGGCCACTAGTGCGGCAGGCTGGAATGTTGGCGACGCAGTACCAGGCAGTGGTAGCGAACCCGCCGTATATGGGGGGCGGCAATTTCTGCGCGCTATTGAAGAATTTTGTAAAGGCGCGTTATGAGGCGGGCAAGGGTGACCTCTACGGTGCGTTCCTATTGCGTAACGTCTTGCTTACGGCGAGCGCAGGACGCGTCGGGATGATAACCATTCCAAACTGGATGTCTCTGTCCGCTTACAAGAACCTTAGGAGAGCGATCTGCCGAGATGCCCCCATTCAACAGCTAGTGCACAACGGAAGGGGTGTTTGGGGTGCTGACTTCGGGAGTTGCTCGTTTGTGCTGCAACGCTCTTCGCCTCATGCGATTCGGGGAACGTTTCTTCGCCTTTTTTCCGAGCACAGCAAAGTCGCTACCAACGATGAGATAGTGCGCCGATTCTTTGAAAAGCCACGCTTTCTATGCTCAAACACGAACTTTGCGAAAATACCCGGCAGCCCGATCGCTTACTGGGCTACAACGCAAGTGTACACAAGCTTCGACCGCCAAAAGTTAAATGAAATAGCTAACCCGAGAATTGGTATACAGAGCGGCGACAACGAAAGCCATTACCGACAATGGTTTGAGGTAAGCTCTGCAGACCGGTATCTTAGTTTTTCCGAGTGGACCCAAACAAATACTCTGCGCCGCTGCTGGGTGCCGCTTCAGCAAGGCGGAGACCGCCGAAAGTGGTACGGCAATAACGATGCTTTGGTAAATCTTCAGAATTCTGGAAGAGACATTCTGAATACTCATAACGCGTCTTTACGAAATCAAGAACACTACTTCAGAGAATCTATCGTCTGGAACCGTGTAAGTAATGGTCGGTTTTTCGTGCGCCAAGTTGGTTCCGGCTACGCGTTTGACGATGTTAGCCCGTTTGTTCAGCCGAAAAGTGGCCAATCCTTGTGCTTCTTGCTCGGACTGCTTGGCTCGAGCGCCGCCCGATATTTTCTGCGGTTCATTAGTACTGGAATGAAGACGGAAGTTGGGCACGTTGCATCTCTTCCACTGCCGCAAAAGATCGGCGGACAAGGCGAATTATGGCGCGAGGTTTGGCGCTTGGTCGAAGGTGGAAAAGCCGATTGGAACGCTTACGAACGCTCCTGGGACTTCCAATCCCTCCCTCTCCTGGAAGCTTCCTGCGACCGCACCGCGATCCTCGAATCCAGCTACACCGCTTGGATCACCCGGAACCGCGACACCATCGCCGAGATGAAACGCCTCGAAGAGGAAAACAACCGCCTCTTCATCGACGCCTACGGCCTCCAAGACGAACTCACCCCCGAAGTCCCCATTGACCAAATCACCCTGACGGTCAACCCCGCCTACCGCTACGGCTGGAAAGGGGTTAGGGAAGAGGGGTTAGGGAAGAGGGATGAGGGTCCAGTGAAGACGATGCATCCTCACCCCTCACCCCTCACCCCTGAACCCTCACCCCTAAACCCAGACCCCTACGAAATCCCCGAGCTAGCCAAACGCTTCCGCGAAGACACGATGCAGGAACTGGTCTCCTACGCCATCGGCTGCATGATGGGTCGCTATCGTCTGGATCGCCCGGGATTGATCTACGCACACTCCGGCAACGAGCATTTCTGGACAATCTACGAAGGAAAAGACCGGAATGAAGAACTCACCCCTCACCCCTCACCCCTCACCCCTCCCCACCCAGGGGTTAGTGAAGAGCTACCAGGACTTGATCGTCTGGCAGAAGGCGATGGAACTGGTGGAGCGAGTCTACCGAATGACCAAGACCTTTCCGGCCGAGGAACGCTACGGCTTGAGCAATCAAATTCGGCGAGCGGCAGTCTCGATACCATCGAACATCGCGGAGGGTCATGCACGTCAGAGCAAGGCAGAGTATCGGAACTTCCTTTCGATCGCCCAGGGATCGAGGGCCGAGGTGGAAACACAGACTTTGATCGCCCTTCGGCTGGGCTACGTGACGAACCCGCAAGTCGAAACGATCCTCTCGCTGCTGACAGAACTCTCGAAGATGCTCAACGCGCTGCAACGCAAACTCGCCCCTCATCCCTAACCCCTCGCCCCTTCTTCCCCCCAGATGAGGACGGCATCCTGCCGATCACCGACACCGACTGGTTCGAGGACGACGCCGCGAATCGGGTGGTGGAGTTTATTGATGTGGTGTGGGGGGAAGAGAGTCAAGAAGTTAAGAAGTTAAGAAGTGAAGAAGCAGATGACCCAAGCGCCGCCCCTCTTACTTCTTCACTTCCCAACTTCCGTACTTCTTCACTTCTTGACCAAAATCTCGCCTTCCTCGCCGCCAACCTCAACCCCAAAAAAACCGAATCCCCCCGCGAAACCATCCGCCGCTACCTCGCCGACAAATTCTTCAAAGACCACCTGCAAACCTACAAAAAGCGCCCGATCTACTGGTGCTTCACCAGCGGCAAACACAAAGCCTTCCAATGCCTGGTCTACCTGCACCGCTACCACCAAGGCACCCTGGCGCGGATGCGCATGGAATACGTCGTCCCGCTGCAAAGCAAAATGGCCGCGCGCATCGACAGCCTGGCCGACGACATCGAAGCCGCCAGCAGCGGCGCCCAGGCCAAGCGTCTGCAAAAAGAGCGCGACAAGCTCGGCAAACAGCTCGACGAACTGCGCCGCTTCGACGAACAACTGCGCCACCACGCCGACCAGCGCATCGCCCTCGACCTCGACGACGGGGTAAAGGTCAACTACGGCAAGTTCGGCGACCTGCTGGCCGAGGTGAAGGCGGTGACGGGGCAGAAGAGCGCCTGATCGCATGTCCGAGTTTGATCTGATCGGAACGATCACCGACGTCGAATTGATCACACGCGGCACCGGCATCCGGGATCTATCGCGATTGAACCGGCAGTACGGAAAAGGAAACTGGCGCAAGCTAAAGGGATATGCGTTGATTCGCTTGAGCAACGGGCGCGAGCGCCGGGCAGAGCTGCATTGGTACGAGGCGCATGGGATTGGTAAACGAGAAATTAAACGCAAAAGGTACCTGGAATGATGAGAAATCCGGATCACTTAATCGCTTATGCGGTCTGTATCAACAACGCCGACTATCCCGCCTCTCTCGAACGCCACAAAATCTATCGCGTCCTCCCAGATGAAGACGCGGCAGCGGATGGCGATTTGCGAATCATCGATGAAAGCGGCGAAGATTACCTCTACTCCGCGGATCGCTTTGTGCCGATTCAGCTTCCATCCGCAGTGGAAAAATCATTTGAAATGGCGGCGTGAACTGTGGCCGGACGCAGCGTCTTCCTAACTTATTCACTTCCTCACTTCTTAACTTCTTAACTTCTTAACTTCTTAAATCCGCCACTAACCGAAACTTTGCATCTGTCCGAAGGTAACCTTACCTATGACTTCCGTAACCATGATTTACGAAGATGCGCCGGCAAGCATCCCGGTACCCGATAACATGCGGCATCGCCGAGTCGAGGCCGTCCTGCGAGCACTTGATCTGACAGCCGAAGACGATTCTGGTAAGAAGGCAGCGGATCAGCAGATGATGTCCGCCGACACAGCTACTCTTCCAAACTTGGCTGAATTTCGCGCCGGGCTCCCACGGCAGAGCGTTAGTGCCGGGGAGTTTTGTCGCACAATGCGAGATCAGGAAGGGTATTAATGCAGCTCGCTGGACCAAAGGCGATCAATGTGTCCGAGAACGCAGATTAGTTTCACCCCAACACTGATGGATGCCGTCTCATCGCCCACCGACGGCGAGCAGGACGACACCGAGGCGTTTCTTGCGGCAGTCGCCGGCGGACTGAGCGAGGACTTCCCCGACGACATCCCCAACACCGACCTTGGCAAGGACAGCCCGCGCCAGGATCTCGACTGATCCTGGTTACGAATTCGGCGACCTGCTCGCTGAGGTGAAAATAGAATGACGATGAACTACCGAGAACGCATCACCCTTGAGGCCGGCAAACGCGGCGGAAAGCCCTGTGTGCGGGGGCTGCGCATCACCGTCTACGATGTCCTGGATCAGCTTGCCGCCGGCCTTTCAGCGGATAAGATCATCGAAGACTTTCCGGAGCTGGAACCTGACGACATCCGCGCCTGCTTAGAGTT includes:
- a CDS encoding YgiT-type zinc finger protein yields the protein MQETMIDTQVTYRVEHAGKLYVIEHVPARVCQETGEEYFAPETVEHIQSIIAGHARPVRVIETPVYDYA
- a CDS encoding DUF433 domain-containing protein, yielding MTMNYRERITLEAGKRGGKPCVRGLRITVYDVLDQLAAGLSADKIIEDFPELEPDDIRACLEFAADRERHGSARGKLTIIADDDEHLDDFKGYMP
- a CDS encoding DUF4258 domain-containing protein, producing the protein MIAEIQDKIRSRHYELSRHALDQSIKRGIRIAELEEALLGKAEIIEDYPDDKYGPSCLILGYSVAGRALHIVCSYPSRPLVKIITVYEPDATKWLADRHRMYA
- a CDS encoding four helix bundle protein; translated protein: MELVERVYRMTKTFPAEERYGLSNQIRRAAVSIPSNIAEGHARQSKAEYRNFLSIAQGSRAEVETQTLIALRLGYVTNPQVETILSLLTELSKMLNALQRKLAPHP
- a CDS encoding AbrB/MazE/SpoVT family DNA-binding domain-containing protein gives rise to the protein MPAITLSSRFQFTLPKAVREELNLQAGQRFAVIPKGDIITLVPIPTLAEMRGIAKGADTSNIRDRADRLERCKPQV